In Neodiprion pinetum isolate iyNeoPine1 chromosome 6, iyNeoPine1.2, whole genome shotgun sequence, one genomic interval encodes:
- the LOC124221492 gene encoding uncharacterized protein isoform X1 has protein sequence MASLLLSVLHRSPAAHRNHYRKCVATRLSSLLVTLLVASIHGAPTMTTDRRILQGKWVNPCGLALTDGDPDGEVPQLNDAQLLSQVVIQAKTALMHAEIFRDDFLNKTFRTTFAKIHSDWKMYRYSWLPSKQDIPKELNELLAKEDLEKLELDKALLDAYTYMQTFAVGLEQIVWDQNDNDSEFHKQFADTEFKLRTVLCELQAALVERGVKPRPDVTRAVMGADIRGYKDESTRSVRDWVIFRDYMNGLEYIIQVFEYLGDRLRS, from the exons GGCTAAGTAGCCTCTTGGTGACGTTACTTGTCGCGTCGATACACGGTGCTCcgacgatgacgacggacAGACGCATCCTCCAGGGAAAATGGGTCAACCCCTGTGGACTCGCACTCACCGACGGTGACCCCGACGGTGAGGTCCCCCAGCTCAACGACGCTCAGCTGTTATCACAGGTCGTCATTCAGGCAAAGACGGCCCTGATGCACGCCGAGATATTCAGAGACGATTTT CTCAACAAAACTTTCCGTACCACCTTCGCAAAGATCCACAGCGACTGGAAAATGTATCGCTACAGCTGGCTACCGAGTAAACAGGATATACCCAAGGAACTCAACGAACTCCTGGCCAAGGAGGACCTCGAGAAATTGGAG CTCGACAAAGCGCTGCTCGACGCTTACACGTATATGCAAACATTCGCGGTTGGATTGGAGCAGATCGTCTGGGACCAGAACGACAACGACTCGGAATTTCATAAGCAGTTTGCAGACACCGAGTTCAAGCTTCGCACG GTTTTGTGCGAGCTGCAAGCGGCGCTCGTGGAACGCGGAGTCAAACCGCGGCCGGACGTTACCCGCGCCGTTATGGGGGCGGATATCCGAGGGTACAAGGACGAGAGCACGAGGTCCGTTCGGGACTGGGTCATATTCCGGGACTACATGAACGGGCTCGAGTACATAATTCAGGTGTTCGAGTACCTCGGTGACCGTCTTCGATCCTGA
- the LOC124221492 gene encoding uncharacterized protein isoform X2 produces MLIRGLSSLLVTLLVASIHGAPTMTTDRRILQGKWVNPCGLALTDGDPDGEVPQLNDAQLLSQVVIQAKTALMHAEIFRDDFLNKTFRTTFAKIHSDWKMYRYSWLPSKQDIPKELNELLAKEDLEKLELDKALLDAYTYMQTFAVGLEQIVWDQNDNDSEFHKQFADTEFKLRTVLCELQAALVERGVKPRPDVTRAVMGADIRGYKDESTRSVRDWVIFRDYMNGLEYIIQVFEYLGDRLRS; encoded by the exons GGCTAAGTAGCCTCTTGGTGACGTTACTTGTCGCGTCGATACACGGTGCTCcgacgatgacgacggacAGACGCATCCTCCAGGGAAAATGGGTCAACCCCTGTGGACTCGCACTCACCGACGGTGACCCCGACGGTGAGGTCCCCCAGCTCAACGACGCTCAGCTGTTATCACAGGTCGTCATTCAGGCAAAGACGGCCCTGATGCACGCCGAGATATTCAGAGACGATTTT CTCAACAAAACTTTCCGTACCACCTTCGCAAAGATCCACAGCGACTGGAAAATGTATCGCTACAGCTGGCTACCGAGTAAACAGGATATACCCAAGGAACTCAACGAACTCCTGGCCAAGGAGGACCTCGAGAAATTGGAG CTCGACAAAGCGCTGCTCGACGCTTACACGTATATGCAAACATTCGCGGTTGGATTGGAGCAGATCGTCTGGGACCAGAACGACAACGACTCGGAATTTCATAAGCAGTTTGCAGACACCGAGTTCAAGCTTCGCACG GTTTTGTGCGAGCTGCAAGCGGCGCTCGTGGAACGCGGAGTCAAACCGCGGCCGGACGTTACCCGCGCCGTTATGGGGGCGGATATCCGAGGGTACAAGGACGAGAGCACGAGGTCCGTTCGGGACTGGGTCATATTCCGGGACTACATGAACGGGCTCGAGTACATAATTCAGGTGTTCGAGTACCTCGGTGACCGTCTTCGATCCTGA
- the LOC124221492 gene encoding uncharacterized protein isoform X3 gives MTTDRRILQGKWVNPCGLALTDGDPDGEVPQLNDAQLLSQVVIQAKTALMHAEIFRDDFLNKTFRTTFAKIHSDWKMYRYSWLPSKQDIPKELNELLAKEDLEKLELDKALLDAYTYMQTFAVGLEQIVWDQNDNDSEFHKQFADTEFKLRTVLCELQAALVERGVKPRPDVTRAVMGADIRGYKDESTRSVRDWVIFRDYMNGLEYIIQVFEYLGDRLRS, from the exons atgacgacggacAGACGCATCCTCCAGGGAAAATGGGTCAACCCCTGTGGACTCGCACTCACCGACGGTGACCCCGACGGTGAGGTCCCCCAGCTCAACGACGCTCAGCTGTTATCACAGGTCGTCATTCAGGCAAAGACGGCCCTGATGCACGCCGAGATATTCAGAGACGATTTT CTCAACAAAACTTTCCGTACCACCTTCGCAAAGATCCACAGCGACTGGAAAATGTATCGCTACAGCTGGCTACCGAGTAAACAGGATATACCCAAGGAACTCAACGAACTCCTGGCCAAGGAGGACCTCGAGAAATTGGAG CTCGACAAAGCGCTGCTCGACGCTTACACGTATATGCAAACATTCGCGGTTGGATTGGAGCAGATCGTCTGGGACCAGAACGACAACGACTCGGAATTTCATAAGCAGTTTGCAGACACCGAGTTCAAGCTTCGCACG GTTTTGTGCGAGCTGCAAGCGGCGCTCGTGGAACGCGGAGTCAAACCGCGGCCGGACGTTACCCGCGCCGTTATGGGGGCGGATATCCGAGGGTACAAGGACGAGAGCACGAGGTCCGTTCGGGACTGGGTCATATTCCGGGACTACATGAACGGGCTCGAGTACATAATTCAGGTGTTCGAGTACCTCGGTGACCGTCTTCGATCCTGA